One window of Dyadobacter sandarakinus genomic DNA carries:
- a CDS encoding SusC/RagA family TonB-linked outer membrane protein: MFTKSANHFRDVCGVPLGLLFKVFVLFFCYTSAQAQTSGRTGQVTVSGQVTEKATGQPLVGVSIRVKGGTDGVASDAGGNYKIQVPANSTLLFTYIGYGDLEEPVGNRSTISPQLESSDKALNEVVVVGYGSQQKRELTGSIASVSSRQLQDRAVVSFGEALAGQMAGVQVQQTSAAPGGGISLKIRGTGSITAGNQPLYVVDGVPLDNSVSSAGAQGGDIGDQSPVNPLASINPGDIQSIDVLKDASATSIYGSRGSNGVVLITTKTGAAGKSQISINASYGFQEIGKKVGIMSNQQYAQRQIDQRNTDWVRAGGKATDPNSVRSGPQFKIPDEFKNAASLPFTDWQDLLYRRAPMQNYQIAASGGTENARYYLSGNYQNQEGIVINSGFKKYAFRLNVDAKVTDKVKVGFRVAPSYTNNRIATTGGIQDYGAVATTVMSVPGIYPSRNADGSYATSYTLHYDDGTTQNITYNNALAFGEGIKNTMNQFSTVGSLFTTIDIVKNLQFKTSINADVNTFSNNKFSPSFISVNPSFGRSYAATNISWINENTLTYDNSFAERHHLNVLVGLTEQKSSFNSTAVNANNFPNDLVPTLNAGIVTGGSSIRSQWTLLSLLSRATYNLDEKYFLTATFRRDGSSRFGSDNKWGNFPSASVGWRIGQEKFLADVAALSELKVRASYGLIGNNQIPDYASVGLIYGSNYILGSGDGSIASGLAQGSLGNANLGWEKAKEVDLGLDLGLFQNRIFLNVDYYNKLTSDLLLNVPVPLSTGYETALRNLGSLRNKGLELALETRNFKNANFTWTTNANISFNRNKVESLGAGGTPIIVANRAQENSLTHITQIGQPLGSYYGYIFDGVYNTIEEVNASAHLPNTYAGDAKFRDLNGDGQINDSDKTIIGNNLPKFTYGMTNSFTLGNFDFGFSLQGVQDVEVMNLTKRSAYRNNGTISVNYWRSPEEPGDGRTFGAGSSANNRTISSYLVDDASFLRIRNVTIGYRLGKVLNGTILKNARVYMNIQNLHTFTKYSGYNPEVNTTEGDPWISSALTPGIDYGTYPMARTIVFGLNLGF; encoded by the coding sequence ATGTTTACTAAATCTGCCAATCACTTCCGCGATGTCTGCGGTGTGCCTTTGGGACTACTCTTTAAAGTATTTGTACTGTTCTTTTGCTACACCAGCGCTCAGGCTCAGACTTCCGGCCGGACTGGCCAAGTTACTGTGAGCGGACAGGTTACCGAAAAAGCAACCGGTCAGCCGCTCGTCGGCGTGTCGATCCGGGTGAAAGGCGGCACCGACGGTGTGGCTTCGGATGCAGGTGGAAATTATAAGATCCAGGTGCCGGCAAACAGCACACTTTTATTTACGTATATAGGTTACGGTGACCTGGAAGAACCGGTAGGAAACCGCTCCACCATATCACCTCAGCTCGAAAGCAGCGACAAAGCGCTGAATGAAGTCGTGGTAGTAGGTTACGGAAGCCAGCAGAAGCGCGAGCTGACCGGCTCGATTGCCTCGGTAAGCTCCCGGCAGTTGCAGGACCGTGCAGTAGTTTCCTTCGGCGAAGCGCTGGCGGGCCAGATGGCCGGTGTACAGGTGCAGCAGACTTCGGCCGCACCAGGCGGTGGTATTTCCCTGAAAATCAGAGGAACCGGCTCTATCACAGCGGGTAACCAGCCTTTGTATGTGGTGGATGGCGTGCCGCTGGACAACTCGGTGAGCAGTGCAGGGGCACAGGGTGGTGATATCGGTGACCAGTCTCCGGTAAACCCGCTGGCGAGCATTAACCCTGGTGACATTCAATCAATTGATGTATTGAAAGATGCTTCGGCAACTTCTATTTACGGATCACGCGGCTCCAATGGTGTGGTTCTGATCACAACCAAAACAGGCGCAGCCGGAAAATCGCAGATCAGCATCAATGCCAGCTACGGTTTTCAGGAGATCGGTAAGAAGGTGGGCATCATGAGCAACCAGCAATATGCACAGCGGCAGATTGACCAGCGCAATACCGACTGGGTGCGCGCAGGCGGAAAAGCAACTGACCCCAATTCGGTAAGAAGCGGACCTCAGTTTAAAATCCCTGACGAATTCAAAAACGCAGCCTCCCTCCCATTTACGGACTGGCAAGACCTGCTTTACCGCCGGGCACCCATGCAAAACTACCAGATCGCAGCCTCTGGCGGCACTGAAAATGCGCGGTACTACCTGTCAGGAAATTACCAGAACCAAGAAGGGATCGTGATCAATTCAGGTTTCAAGAAATATGCATTTCGTCTGAATGTGGATGCCAAAGTAACCGACAAAGTAAAAGTCGGCTTCCGTGTGGCTCCGTCTTATACCAATAACCGCATCGCCACCACCGGCGGGATCCAGGATTATGGTGCAGTAGCTACCACGGTCATGTCGGTTCCGGGCATATACCCTTCCAGAAATGCGGATGGCAGCTATGCTACTTCTTACACGCTGCATTACGACGACGGTACCACGCAGAACATCACTTACAACAATGCACTGGCTTTCGGGGAAGGCATCAAGAACACCATGAACCAGTTCAGCACGGTGGGTAGCTTGTTTACCACGATTGACATTGTAAAAAACCTGCAATTCAAAACGAGTATCAATGCGGATGTGAATACGTTCAGCAACAACAAGTTTTCACCTTCATTTATCAGTGTAAACCCATCGTTCGGCCGGTCGTACGCAGCGACCAATATCAGCTGGATCAATGAAAATACGCTGACTTACGACAACAGTTTTGCAGAGCGCCATCATTTGAATGTGCTCGTGGGTTTGACCGAACAAAAGTCATCCTTCAACTCCACAGCCGTTAATGCCAACAATTTTCCTAACGACCTGGTACCGACCCTGAATGCAGGTATCGTGACCGGCGGTAGCTCCATCCGCTCGCAGTGGACATTGCTGTCGCTTTTGAGCCGCGCTACTTACAATCTGGATGAAAAGTATTTCCTGACCGCCACATTCCGCCGCGACGGTTCGTCCCGCTTTGGTTCGGACAACAAGTGGGGTAACTTCCCTTCGGCTTCTGTGGGATGGAGAATCGGGCAGGAAAAGTTTTTGGCTGATGTAGCTGCACTCAGCGAGTTGAAGGTGCGCGCGAGCTATGGTCTGATCGGAAACAACCAGATCCCTGACTATGCTTCGGTGGGATTGATTTACGGCAGCAATTACATCCTGGGCTCAGGCGACGGCTCCATCGCCAGCGGTTTGGCGCAGGGATCTCTGGGCAATGCAAACTTAGGATGGGAAAAAGCCAAAGAAGTGGATCTGGGATTGGATTTGGGTCTTTTTCAAAACCGCATTTTCCTGAATGTAGATTACTACAACAAGCTGACATCGGATTTGCTTTTGAACGTTCCGGTGCCGCTTTCAACAGGTTATGAAACTGCTTTGCGTAACCTGGGAAGTCTGCGTAACAAAGGACTTGAACTTGCCCTGGAAACACGGAATTTCAAAAACGCGAATTTCACCTGGACAACCAATGCCAATATTTCCTTTAACAGAAACAAAGTGGAATCACTCGGCGCAGGAGGCACACCCATTATTGTCGCAAACCGTGCCCAGGAAAACTCTTTGACCCACATTACGCAGATCGGTCAACCGCTGGGAAGCTATTACGGCTACATTTTTGACGGCGTTTATAATACCATTGAGGAAGTGAATGCATCGGCACACTTACCAAATACCTACGCCGGGGATGCCAAATTCAGGGATCTGAACGGTGACGGACAGATCAACGATTCTGACAAAACGATCATTGGCAACAACCTTCCGAAATTCACTTACGGTATGACGAACAGCTTCACACTGGGCAACTTCGACTTCGGGTTCTCGTTGCAGGGTGTTCAGGATGTGGAAGTGATGAACCTCACCAAACGCAGTGCCTACCGCAACAACGGAACGATTTCGGTGAACTACTGGCGGTCGCCGGAAGAACCGGGTGATGGCAGAACGTTTGGTGCAGGAAGCTCGGCCAATAACCGTACGATCTCTTCGTACCTCGTAGACGATGCCTCTTTCCTGCGCATCCGGAACGTGACCATCGGCTACCGGCTTGGCAAAGTGCTGAACGGAACCATCCTGAAAAATGCGCGGGTGTACATGAACATCCAAAACCTGCACACTTTCACCAAATACTCGGGCTACAATCCGGAAGTGAACACCACCGAGGGTGATCCGTGGATCTCGTCTGCGCTTACGCCGGGTATCGACTACGGTACCTACCCGATGGCACGCACGATTGTATTTGGACTTAACCTTGGTTTTTAA
- a CDS encoding RagB/SusD family nutrient uptake outer membrane protein, with product MISKNIKIAVALVVLAFSGTSCEEFLESKPISQIGETDFFKTESDFGQAVVGAYSAFSQVYSGNGYYHLLVDLRSDNSSELVAGASGNDAKRNIDEFRETTDNEHLTAFWQNSYTLIARTNSILAKIDGSTVGDELKKQYTGESLTLRALAYFNLVRLFGGVPLVTEPVTDIDASYKVGRASVQEVYAQIEADLTKAEGLVPVSYGEAGVGRATKGAAQSLLGQVYLTQKKYAEAAAEFKKVVTSGTYSLLPVYADLYKAGQQGNPEAIWQAQYKGAANGLGSNLPNHFAPTGSEGITIASGGAYGFNQPTDDIAAAYTTGDVRRNNIADGYTQNGAFVAAKYVRGYVERETGGGFGDSGADWYVIRYADILLYYAEALNESKKGPDTDAYAAINLVRKRAGLKELAGLTYDTFKAAVYNEERLESPFEGHRWFDLLRTGRAMEVMNAKVSGPGKSTVGISTPIKEYQLLYPIPALAVITSSPAIKQNDGY from the coding sequence ATGATCTCAAAAAATATAAAAATAGCTGTCGCGCTGGTTGTCCTGGCTTTTTCAGGCACTTCCTGCGAAGAGTTCCTCGAATCAAAACCCATCTCGCAGATCGGTGAAACGGATTTCTTCAAAACTGAATCTGATTTCGGCCAGGCCGTCGTGGGTGCCTACTCCGCTTTTTCACAGGTGTATTCGGGAAATGGTTACTATCACTTGCTGGTGGACCTTCGCTCTGACAATAGCAGCGAGCTTGTCGCGGGTGCGTCGGGCAATGATGCCAAAAGAAACATCGACGAGTTCCGTGAGACAACCGATAATGAGCACCTTACTGCATTCTGGCAGAACAGCTACACATTGATTGCGAGAACCAACAGTATTCTTGCCAAAATCGATGGTTCGACGGTCGGTGATGAATTGAAAAAACAATACACAGGCGAATCACTCACGTTGCGGGCCCTGGCTTATTTCAACCTCGTACGCTTATTCGGCGGCGTTCCGCTGGTAACCGAGCCGGTAACGGATATTGATGCAAGCTATAAAGTAGGTCGTGCGAGCGTGCAGGAAGTTTACGCGCAGATCGAGGCCGACCTTACAAAAGCGGAAGGTTTGGTACCGGTTTCCTATGGCGAGGCCGGTGTCGGCCGGGCCACCAAAGGAGCTGCACAAAGCTTGCTGGGCCAGGTTTATTTAACTCAAAAAAAATACGCTGAGGCTGCTGCTGAGTTCAAGAAAGTAGTGACATCGGGCACTTACAGCCTGCTGCCTGTGTATGCCGACCTGTATAAGGCCGGGCAGCAGGGCAATCCTGAGGCCATCTGGCAGGCACAATATAAAGGTGCTGCAAATGGACTGGGTTCCAACCTTCCCAATCACTTTGCGCCTACCGGCTCAGAAGGGATTACCATTGCATCCGGCGGCGCCTACGGGTTCAACCAGCCCACAGACGACATCGCTGCTGCCTACACGACGGGCGATGTGCGCCGCAACAACATTGCTGACGGTTACACGCAGAATGGCGCATTTGTTGCTGCCAAGTATGTCCGCGGTTATGTAGAGCGCGAAACAGGAGGCGGCTTCGGCGATTCGGGTGCGGACTGGTACGTGATCCGGTACGCTGATATCCTGCTGTATTATGCAGAAGCACTGAATGAATCAAAGAAAGGCCCCGATACCGATGCTTATGCAGCGATCAACCTGGTACGCAAGCGTGCTGGTTTGAAAGAGCTGGCCGGACTGACCTATGATACATTCAAGGCGGCGGTTTACAATGAAGAGCGACTGGAATCTCCTTTTGAAGGCCACCGCTGGTTTGATCTGCTGCGTACCGGACGTGCCATGGAAGTGATGAATGCGAAAGTATCCGGACCTGGTAAGAGTACAGTAGGCATTTCGACGCCGATCAAGGAGTACCAGCTTTTGTACCCGATACCGGCACTCGCTGTCATTACCAGCTCGCCTGCCATTAAACAGAATGACGGTTATTAA
- a CDS encoding LLM class flavin-dependent oxidoreductase, giving the protein MKKIGFLSFGHWASHPAYRARTASDTLLQSIDLAVAAEEIGLDGAYFRVHHFAAQLASPFPLLSAVGAKTSKIEIGTGVIDMRYENPLYMVEDAGAADLISGGRLQLGVSRGSPEQVIDGWRYFGYEPEEGETDADMGRRKTLEFLEKLEGKGFARPNPNPMFPNPPGLLRLEPYSEGLRERIWWGAASNATAVWAAENGMHLQSSTLKYDESGKPFHMQQAEQIRLYKEAWKKAGHPREPRVSVSRSIFALVNDEDRYLFGQESNRRDKIGMIEQDKRAIFGRSYAAEPDKLIQELAQDEAIQEADTLLLTIPNTLGVDYNVHVLSAILEHVAPGLGWR; this is encoded by the coding sequence ATGAAAAAAATAGGGTTTTTATCATTTGGCCACTGGGCCAGCCATCCGGCTTACAGGGCCCGGACAGCGAGCGATACATTGCTTCAGTCCATTGACCTGGCCGTTGCCGCCGAAGAAATCGGTTTGGATGGCGCTTACTTTCGTGTACATCATTTTGCAGCCCAGCTGGCGTCGCCTTTTCCTTTGCTGTCGGCGGTTGGTGCCAAAACAAGCAAGATTGAAATTGGTACGGGTGTGATCGACATGCGTTATGAAAATCCGCTGTACATGGTGGAAGACGCCGGCGCTGCCGACCTGATTTCGGGCGGACGATTACAACTGGGTGTCAGCAGAGGATCGCCGGAGCAGGTGATCGACGGCTGGCGCTATTTCGGATACGAACCCGAGGAGGGGGAGACGGACGCTGATATGGGCCGCCGCAAAACATTGGAATTCCTGGAAAAGCTGGAAGGAAAAGGATTTGCACGGCCAAACCCAAACCCGATGTTCCCGAATCCCCCGGGTCTGCTCCGGCTAGAACCTTATTCCGAGGGATTAAGGGAGCGCATCTGGTGGGGGGCAGCATCCAATGCGACGGCTGTGTGGGCTGCCGAAAACGGGATGCACCTGCAAAGTTCCACGCTGAAATACGATGAGAGCGGCAAGCCTTTTCATATGCAGCAGGCGGAGCAGATCAGGTTATACAAAGAAGCCTGGAAAAAAGCGGGACATCCCCGCGAGCCCAGGGTTTCAGTGAGCCGGTCTATTTTCGCACTTGTCAATGATGAGGACCGTTACCTGTTTGGGCAGGAGTCCAACCGCCGGGATAAGATCGGGATGATTGAGCAGGATAAACGCGCGATTTTTGGCAGAAGCTACGCTGCCGAACCCGATAAGCTGATCCAGGAACTGGCGCAGGATGAGGCTATACAGGAGGCTGATACATTGCTGCTGACCATCCCCAACACATTGGGGGTTGACTACAATGTGCATGTGCTCTCGGCGATTCTGGAACATGTGGCGCCCGGCTTGGGCTGGCGGTAA
- a CDS encoding GntR family transcriptional regulator, which yields MKLSIDHKSPVPLHIQAENLLRAMINDPEHLNGKFLPNEMDLARQLAISRSTLRQALNKLVYEGLLVRKKGIGTRVAEPVITSKSKNWLSFTQEMNARGIHVKNFELHITWVTPDEKTANFFAIDPGKKILKLERLRGKVEGPFVYFISYFHPRVGLTGEEDFKRPLYDILEKDHMVVATLSKEEVGAIAADKFIAAKLEVDVGSPILFRKRFVFDQGDRPIEYNLGYYRADSFVYTIESVRE from the coding sequence ATGAAACTCAGCATTGATCATAAAAGTCCGGTCCCTTTGCACATTCAGGCAGAAAACCTGCTGCGTGCCATGATCAATGATCCCGAGCATCTGAACGGAAAGTTTCTGCCCAATGAAATGGATCTGGCCCGGCAGCTGGCCATATCCAGGTCCACATTGCGCCAGGCTTTGAATAAGCTCGTATATGAAGGATTGCTGGTCAGGAAAAAGGGGATAGGAACCAGGGTAGCGGAACCGGTGATTACCTCCAAGTCGAAGAACTGGCTGAGCTTCACGCAGGAAATGAATGCGCGGGGTATCCATGTCAAAAACTTCGAGCTGCACATCACCTGGGTTACGCCGGACGAAAAGACCGCTAATTTTTTTGCCATTGATCCCGGTAAGAAAATCCTGAAACTCGAACGTCTGAGGGGCAAGGTGGAAGGGCCATTCGTTTACTTCATTTCCTATTTCCACCCGAGGGTAGGGCTCACGGGCGAGGAAGATTTTAAACGACCGCTTTATGATATTCTTGAAAAAGACCACATGGTCGTGGCGACGCTTTCGAAGGAAGAGGTAGGGGCTATTGCCGCCGACAAGTTCATTGCTGCCAAGCTGGAAGTGGACGTGGGAAGCCCGATATTGTTCCGGAAGCGTTTTGTCTTTGACCAGGGCGACAGGCCTATCGAATACAACCTCGGCTACTACCGGGCTGACAGTTTTGTATACACCATTGAAAGTGTCAGGGAATAG
- a CDS encoding class I mannose-6-phosphate isomerase, which translates to MQSTYDKFPYIEISKSSALCFTGWKLIFSEISRFVRLKSKTRTVVCIDLYHGVDVADMLDAIRNHLRPDALFETRSCLKSEADIQEMIHPFVTDDQIFGKINNLELSDYLDTAALDRIKQQISAIESGIVVVFGEGAAVFAPADVLIYTDLARWEIQKRMRRNEVGNFGVDNLNAGFALKYKQGYFLDWRMLDRHKLAHFDRIDYFIDANKADEPKMLHAETYRQGLELAVSRPFRVVPFFDPGPWGGQWLKEVVDLDRDAMNYAWGFDCVPEENSLLFKVGDHLFELPSMNLVLTRPEQLLGKAIVREFGAEFPIRFDFLDTMEGGNLSLQVHPTRAYIQEHFGMSYTQDESYYFLEAKGDACVYLGTRKGVDAAAMIDDLKKAQSEMSDFDAEKYVNKLPVKKHDHILIPAGTIHCSGKNAVVLEISATPYIFTFKLWDWGRLGLDGKPRPINIEHGSKVIDYTRDEDWVKKHLVNHVTTISAGEHVTEESTGLHTTQFIETRRHWFDTEVLHVTNGNLHVVNLVAGDEVLVESPDRLFEPYTIHYAETFIVPANVTAYTITPAGKSAGKQCATLKAYVRT; encoded by the coding sequence ATGCAATCGACCTACGACAAGTTTCCCTATATAGAAATAAGCAAATCATCCGCATTGTGTTTCACGGGCTGGAAGCTCATTTTTTCTGAAATAAGCCGGTTTGTGCGGTTAAAAAGTAAAACCAGGACTGTTGTTTGCATCGACCTTTATCATGGGGTGGATGTTGCAGACATGCTGGATGCCATCAGGAATCATCTCCGGCCTGACGCATTGTTTGAAACAAGATCCTGTTTGAAAAGTGAGGCCGATATTCAGGAAATGATTCACCCTTTTGTCACAGACGATCAGATTTTTGGTAAAATCAATAACCTTGAATTAAGTGACTACCTAGATACAGCCGCGCTCGACCGGATAAAACAGCAGATCAGCGCCATTGAATCGGGGATCGTCGTTGTTTTTGGCGAGGGCGCCGCCGTTTTTGCACCGGCCGATGTATTGATTTATACCGACCTTGCACGCTGGGAAATACAGAAGAGGATGAGACGCAATGAAGTGGGCAACTTTGGCGTGGACAACCTTAATGCAGGTTTTGCACTTAAATATAAACAGGGATATTTCCTGGATTGGCGCATGCTGGACCGGCACAAGCTGGCGCATTTTGACCGTATCGACTATTTCATTGATGCCAATAAGGCCGATGAGCCCAAAATGCTACATGCAGAAACATACCGGCAAGGGTTGGAGCTGGCCGTGTCGCGTCCTTTCAGAGTGGTACCTTTTTTTGATCCCGGACCGTGGGGTGGCCAGTGGCTCAAAGAAGTGGTGGACCTGGACCGCGATGCCATGAACTATGCATGGGGATTTGATTGCGTGCCCGAAGAAAACAGTCTGCTTTTCAAAGTAGGCGATCACCTTTTTGAGCTTCCGTCCATGAACCTCGTCCTGACTCGCCCGGAGCAGCTGCTTGGAAAAGCCATCGTCCGGGAGTTCGGGGCAGAGTTCCCGATCCGGTTTGATTTTCTGGATACCATGGAAGGCGGTAATCTGAGCCTGCAGGTGCATCCTACGCGCGCGTACATTCAGGAGCACTTCGGGATGAGCTATACGCAGGATGAAAGTTATTATTTTCTGGAAGCAAAGGGAGATGCATGCGTATACCTGGGTACCCGTAAAGGTGTGGATGCCGCAGCGATGATTGACGATCTGAAAAAAGCACAAAGCGAAATGAGCGACTTTGATGCTGAAAAATATGTGAATAAGCTGCCGGTCAAAAAACACGATCATATCCTGATCCCTGCGGGAACGATCCATTGTTCGGGCAAAAATGCCGTAGTACTCGAAATATCAGCAACCCCCTACATCTTTACATTCAAGCTGTGGGATTGGGGCCGGCTGGGGCTGGACGGCAAGCCCAGGCCGATCAACATCGAACATGGCAGCAAGGTAATCGATTATACGCGGGATGAGGATTGGGTAAAAAAGCATCTTGTCAATCACGTTACCACTATTTCAGCCGGCGAGCACGTGACCGAGGAGTCAACAGGCCTGCATACCACGCAGTTTATCGAAACCAGGAGGCACTGGTTTGACACAGAGGTGCTCCATGTTACGAATGGAAATCTGCATGTGGTCAACCTGGTAGCAGGGGATGAAGTACTGGTCGAAAGCCCTGACAGGCTGTTTGAACCCTATACAATTCACTATGCCGAAACCTTCATCGTACCCGCCAATGTAACGGCTTATACGATCACGCCGGCCGGAAAATCAGCCGGAAAGCAGTGCGCGACGTTAAAAGCTTACGTCAGAACCTGA